In one Corythoichthys intestinalis isolate RoL2023-P3 chromosome 16, ASM3026506v1, whole genome shotgun sequence genomic region, the following are encoded:
- the slc25a19 gene encoding mitochondrial thiamine pyrophosphate carrier isoform X1 → MVGFDPRAQGVPLSAHEAALAGSAAGTVTRALISPLDVIKIRFQLQIESLSSTTPGGKYWGILQAALRIHSEEGLAAFWKGHVPAQLLSICYGAVQFATFERLTKLVHDKTILDSQTSGVHFLCGGLAACSATVACQPLDTLRTRFAAQGEPKLYRNLPHAVSAMWRSEGTLTFYRGLSPTLIAVFPYAGLQFFFYNVFKRLLASHLATGKSEENLKSLLCGSGAGMISKTITYPFDVFKKRLQVGGFEEARVHFGQVRHYRGLADCVSRMTKEEGVRGFFKGLSPSLLKAALSTGFTFFCYEMFLDVLRELKKDRQR, encoded by the exons ATGGTGGGCTTTGACCCCAGGGCACAGGGGGTCCCTCTAAGCGCCCATGAGGCAGCTTTGGCTGGGTCGGCCGCTGGCACGGTCACCCGAGCTCTCATCAGCCCCTTGGACGTCATCAAAATACGATTTCAG CTGCAAATTGAGAGTCTGTCCTCCACGACGCCGGGTGGGAAGTACTGGGGTATACTTCAGGCAGCACTCCGCATTCACTCTGAAGAAGGCCTCGCCGCTTTTTGGAAGGGTCACGTCCCTGCGCAGCTGCTTTCCATTTGCTACGGAGCAGTGCAG TTTGCCACTTTTGAGCGCCTCACCAAGTTGGTCCATGACAAGACCATTTTGGACAGTCAGACATCAGGCGTTCACTTCCTGTGCGGTGGTTTGGCCGCCTGCTCAGCTACGGTGGCATGTCAGCCTTTGGACACGCTCAGGACGCGTTTTGCCGCACAGGGCGAGCCCAAG CTGTACAGGAACCTCCCACACGCCGTGAGCGCCATGTGGCGGTCAGAGGGTACACTGACATTCTACCGAGGCCTCTCTCCGACGCTCATCGCAGTTTTTCCATATGCGGGACTGCAGTTTTTCTTCTACAATGTCTTCAAAAGGCTTTTGGCGTCTCATCTCGCCACTGGCAAGTCTGAAG AAAACCTGAAAAGTCTCCTGTGCGGAAGCGGCGCCGGAATGATCAGCAAAACAATCACATACCCATTCGATGTTTTCAAGAAGAGACTGCAAGTTGGAGGCTTTGAGGAGGCCAGAGTTCACTTTGGACAG GTGCGGCACTACCGAGGCTTGGCAGATTGCGTGTCACGGATGACCAAAGAGGAGGGCGTGCGAGGCTTTTTTAAAGGCCTCTCTCCCAGCCTGCTCAAGGCGGCACTGTCCACCGGCTTCACTTTCTTTTGCTACGAAATGTTCCTCGACGTGCTGCGAGAACTCAAAAAAGACCGGCAAAGGTAG
- the slc25a19 gene encoding mitochondrial thiamine pyrophosphate carrier isoform X2: MVGFDPRAQGVPLSAHEAALAGSAAGTVTRALISPLDVIKIRFQLQIESLSSTTPGGKYWGILQAALRIHSEEGLAAFWKGHVPAQLLSICYGAVQFATFERLTKLVHDKTILDSQTSGVHFLCGGLAACSATVACQPLDTLRTRFAAQGEPKLYRNLPHAVSAMWRSEGTLTFYRGLSPTLIAVFPYAGLQFFFYNVFKRLLASHLATGKSEENLKSLLCGSGAGMISKTITYPFDVFKKRLQVGGFEEARVHFGQNCLNSS, encoded by the exons ATGGTGGGCTTTGACCCCAGGGCACAGGGGGTCCCTCTAAGCGCCCATGAGGCAGCTTTGGCTGGGTCGGCCGCTGGCACGGTCACCCGAGCTCTCATCAGCCCCTTGGACGTCATCAAAATACGATTTCAG CTGCAAATTGAGAGTCTGTCCTCCACGACGCCGGGTGGGAAGTACTGGGGTATACTTCAGGCAGCACTCCGCATTCACTCTGAAGAAGGCCTCGCCGCTTTTTGGAAGGGTCACGTCCCTGCGCAGCTGCTTTCCATTTGCTACGGAGCAGTGCAG TTTGCCACTTTTGAGCGCCTCACCAAGTTGGTCCATGACAAGACCATTTTGGACAGTCAGACATCAGGCGTTCACTTCCTGTGCGGTGGTTTGGCCGCCTGCTCAGCTACGGTGGCATGTCAGCCTTTGGACACGCTCAGGACGCGTTTTGCCGCACAGGGCGAGCCCAAG CTGTACAGGAACCTCCCACACGCCGTGAGCGCCATGTGGCGGTCAGAGGGTACACTGACATTCTACCGAGGCCTCTCTCCGACGCTCATCGCAGTTTTTCCATATGCGGGACTGCAGTTTTTCTTCTACAATGTCTTCAAAAGGCTTTTGGCGTCTCATCTCGCCACTGGCAAGTCTGAAG AAAACCTGAAAAGTCTCCTGTGCGGAAGCGGCGCCGGAATGATCAGCAAAACAATCACATACCCATTCGATGTTTTCAAGAAGAGACTGCAAGTTGGAGGCTTTGAGGAGGCCAGAGTTCACTTTGGACAG aactgcctcaattcttcgtga